In a single window of the Arachis hypogaea cultivar Tifrunner chromosome 6, arahy.Tifrunner.gnm2.J5K5, whole genome shotgun sequence genome:
- the LOC112756198 gene encoding B3 domain-containing protein Os01g0723500-like isoform X2 codes for MACESCGCEGNLNVRKPQFYEFYSSTPEKLKIPAAFIHHLQGRADGLVSVTGPSGKSWPVQLIKMENDMFFHQGWPSFVGDHRLECGDLLVFRYEGYLNFTVQVFDKNKCEKLGFNSECSQNSGNFDNIRGHKRDRNEKSSLDVIVEGATKKMRGNNADNQELKLSIVGKDILQYELVKPISMFKEKEETSRACSTNDIPLPFHVGNSNEDEDADQYILNGISLSNLAAHDEKKVARSFTSSFPYFVRIMKSFNVSGSYTLNIPYQFSMAHLPNCKIKIILHNLKGEHWTVNSVPSTRVHTSHTLCGGWMAFVRGNNIKVGDVCIFELVHECELLVRIAGGGKDLQDPVAKPDLSNPSAGHAITCHKASRYMSVNPKDNPKNIINVDQSVKKRSKVGQEAAFSIELRKSGKRSNSSKKTGLGNRTKAANKKLETAAQKRHRVEDELSSQANAGLRMLFALDEQRVAQAFTSPFPNFVKIMKKFNVSGSYTLKIPYQFSAAHLPAYKTEIILRNLRGESWTVNSVPDAKGRTVHTFCGGWMAFVRDNDINFGDTCIFELVAQGEMRVYISGVGKEGLEHQNGQVKLNRLLANVPSTC; via the exons ATGGCCTGCGAGAGCTGTGGCTGTGAAGGGAACTTGAATGTGAGAAAGCCTCAGTTCTATGAGTTTTATTCTTCCACTCCTGAGAAGCTG AAAATTCCTGCTGCATTCATTCATCACTTGCAGGGTAGGGCTGATGGCTTAGTTTCAGTAACAGGCCCTAGTGGAAAATCTTGGCCAGTTCAATTGATTAAGATGGAAAATGATATGTTCTTCCATCAGGGATGGCCATCGTTTGTGGGAGATCACCGTCTGGAATGCGGTGATCTGTTGGTTTTCAGATATGAAGGTTACCTAAATTTCACCGTGCAAGTATTTGATAAGAATAAATGTGAAAAACTGGGATTTAATTCTGAATGCAGTCAAAATTCAGGCAACTTTGATAATATAAGAGGTCACAAAAGAGATAGGAATGAGAAATCCTCTCTGGATGTTATTGTTGAAGGGGCTACAAAGAAAATGAGAGGCAACAATGCCGACAACCAGGAACTTAAGCTGAGTATAGTTGGGAAAGACATATTGCAATATGAGTTAGTAAAACCTATTAGTAtgttcaaagaaaaagaagaaacttcCAGAGCATGTTCAACTAATGACATTCCGTTGCCTTTTCATGTGGGAAATAGCAATGAAGATGAAG ATGCTGATCAATATATTCTGAATGGTATTTCACTATCAAACTTAGCAGCACATGATGAGAAAAAAGTAGCTCGATCATTTACTTCATCTTTTCCATATTTTGTAAGGATCATGAAAAGCTTCAACGTTAGCGGTTCATATACTCTG AATATCCCGTATCAATTTTCAATGGCACATCTCCCAAACTGCAAGATAAAGATTATCCTCCATAATTTGAAAGGAGAACATTGGACTGTTAATTCTGTGCCATCAACAAGAGTGCATACAAGTCACACTCTCTGCGGAGGATGGATGGCCTTTGTGCGTGGCAATAACATAAAGGTTGGAGATGTCTGCATTTTTGAACTCGTGCATGAGTGTGAATTACTTGTTCGTATTGCTGGAGGTGGAAAAGATCTACAAGACCCGGTTGCGAAACCAGATTTAAGTAACCCTAGTGCAGGACATGCTATCACTTGCCATAAGGCTTCAAGATATATGTCGGTGAATCCTAAAGACAACCCAAAAAACATAATAAACGTTGATCAATCAGTTAAAAAGCGGTCAAAGGTTGGTCAAGAAGCTGCTTTTTCCATTGAATTAAGGAAATCTGGTAAAAGATCAAATTCTTCTAAGAAAACGGGGCTTGGCAATCGGACGAAAGCTGCCAATAAAAAGTTGG AGACAGCTGCTCAGAAGAGGCATCGTGTTGAAGATGAATTAAGCTCACAAGCTAATGCTGGTTTGAGAATGTTGTTTGCACTCGATGAACAAAGAGTGGCTCAAGCCTTTACTTCCCCTTTTCCTAATTTTGTGAAAATCATGAAAAAGTTCAATGTCAGTGGATCATACACTTTG AAAATCCCATACCAGTTCTCTGCTGCACATCTCCCAGCCTACAAAACAGAAATTATTCTTCGAAATTTAAGAGGTGAAAGTTGGACTGTGAACTCTGTACCGGACGCAAAAGGCAGAACGGTGCATACCTTTTGTGGTGGATGGATGGCCTTTGTTCGCGATAATGACATCAATTTTGGAGACACATGCATATTCGAACTTGTTGCTCAGGGTGAGATGCGGGTTTATATATCTGGGGTGGGAAAGGAGGGGCTTGAACATCAAAATGGTCAAGTGAAACTTAATAGATTATTGGCCAACGTTCCATCTACCTGCTAA
- the LOC112756198 gene encoding B3 domain-containing protein Os03g0620500-like isoform X4, which yields MENDMFFHQGWPSFVGDHRLECGDLLVFRYEGYLNFTVQVFDKNKCEKLGFNSECSQNSGNFDNIRGHKRDRNEKSSLDVIVEGATKKMRGNNADNQELKLSIVGKDILQYELVKPISMFKEKEETSRACSTNDIPLPFHVGNSNEDEDADQYILNGISLSNLAAHDEKKVARSFTSSFPYFVRIMKSFNVSGSYTLNIPYQFSMAHLPNCKIKIILHNLKGEHWTVNSVPSTRVHTSHTLCGGWMAFVRGNNIKVGDVCIFELVHECELLVRIAGGGKDLQDPVAKPDLSNPSAGHAITCHKASRYMSVNPKDNPKNIINVDQSVKKRSKVGQEAAFSIELRKSGKRSNSSKKTGLGNRTKAANKKLETAAQKRHRVEDELSSQANAGLRMLFALDEQRVAQAFTSPFPNFVKIMKKFNVSGSYTLKIPYQFSAAHLPAYKTEIILRNLRGESWTVNSVPDAKGRTVHTFCGGWMAFVRDNDINFGDTCIFELVAQGEMRVYISGVGKEGLEHQNGQVKLNRLLANVPSTC from the exons ATGGAAAATGATATGTTCTTCCATCAGGGATGGCCATCGTTTGTGGGAGATCACCGTCTGGAATGCGGTGATCTGTTGGTTTTCAGATATGAAGGTTACCTAAATTTCACCGTGCAAGTATTTGATAAGAATAAATGTGAAAAACTGGGATTTAATTCTGAATGCAGTCAAAATTCAGGCAACTTTGATAATATAAGAGGTCACAAAAGAGATAGGAATGAGAAATCCTCTCTGGATGTTATTGTTGAAGGGGCTACAAAGAAAATGAGAGGCAACAATGCCGACAACCAGGAACTTAAGCTGAGTATAGTTGGGAAAGACATATTGCAATATGAGTTAGTAAAACCTATTAGTAtgttcaaagaaaaagaagaaacttcCAGAGCATGTTCAACTAATGACATTCCGTTGCCTTTTCATGTGGGAAATAGCAATGAAGATGAAG ATGCTGATCAATATATTCTGAATGGTATTTCACTATCAAACTTAGCAGCACATGATGAGAAAAAAGTAGCTCGATCATTTACTTCATCTTTTCCATATTTTGTAAGGATCATGAAAAGCTTCAACGTTAGCGGTTCATATACTCTG AATATCCCGTATCAATTTTCAATGGCACATCTCCCAAACTGCAAGATAAAGATTATCCTCCATAATTTGAAAGGAGAACATTGGACTGTTAATTCTGTGCCATCAACAAGAGTGCATACAAGTCACACTCTCTGCGGAGGATGGATGGCCTTTGTGCGTGGCAATAACATAAAGGTTGGAGATGTCTGCATTTTTGAACTCGTGCATGAGTGTGAATTACTTGTTCGTATTGCTGGAGGTGGAAAAGATCTACAAGACCCGGTTGCGAAACCAGATTTAAGTAACCCTAGTGCAGGACATGCTATCACTTGCCATAAGGCTTCAAGATATATGTCGGTGAATCCTAAAGACAACCCAAAAAACATAATAAACGTTGATCAATCAGTTAAAAAGCGGTCAAAGGTTGGTCAAGAAGCTGCTTTTTCCATTGAATTAAGGAAATCTGGTAAAAGATCAAATTCTTCTAAGAAAACGGGGCTTGGCAATCGGACGAAAGCTGCCAATAAAAAGTTGG AGACAGCTGCTCAGAAGAGGCATCGTGTTGAAGATGAATTAAGCTCACAAGCTAATGCTGGTTTGAGAATGTTGTTTGCACTCGATGAACAAAGAGTGGCTCAAGCCTTTACTTCCCCTTTTCCTAATTTTGTGAAAATCATGAAAAAGTTCAATGTCAGTGGATCATACACTTTG AAAATCCCATACCAGTTCTCTGCTGCACATCTCCCAGCCTACAAAACAGAAATTATTCTTCGAAATTTAAGAGGTGAAAGTTGGACTGTGAACTCTGTACCGGACGCAAAAGGCAGAACGGTGCATACCTTTTGTGGTGGATGGATGGCCTTTGTTCGCGATAATGACATCAATTTTGGAGACACATGCATATTCGAACTTGTTGCTCAGGGTGAGATGCGGGTTTATATATCTGGGGTGGGAAAGGAGGGGCTTGAACATCAAAATGGTCAAGTGAAACTTAATAGATTATTGGCCAACGTTCCATCTACCTGCTAA
- the LOC112756198 gene encoding B3 domain-containing protein Os03g0620500-like isoform X3 — MENDMFFHQGWPSFVGDHRLECGDLLVFRYEGYLNFTVQVFDKNKCEKLGFNSECSQNSGNFDNIRGHKRDRNEKSSLDVIVEGATKKMRGNNADNQELKLSIVGKDILQYELVKPISMFKEKEETSRACSTNDIPLPFHVGNSNEDEDADQYILNGISLSNLAAHDEKKVARSFTSSFPYFVRIMKSFNVSGSYTLNIPYQFSMAHLPNCKIKIILHNLKGEHWTVNSVPSTRVHTSHTLCGGWMAFVRGNNIKVGDVCIFELVHECELLVRIAGGGKDLQDPVAKPDLSNPSAGHAITCHKASRYMSVNPKDNPKNIINVDQSVKKRSKVGQEAAFSIELRKSGKRSNSSKKTGLGNRTKAANKKLAETAAQKRHRVEDELSSQANAGLRMLFALDEQRVAQAFTSPFPNFVKIMKKFNVSGSYTLKIPYQFSAAHLPAYKTEIILRNLRGESWTVNSVPDAKGRTVHTFCGGWMAFVRDNDINFGDTCIFELVAQGEMRVYISGVGKEGLEHQNGQVKLNRLLANVPSTC; from the exons ATGGAAAATGATATGTTCTTCCATCAGGGATGGCCATCGTTTGTGGGAGATCACCGTCTGGAATGCGGTGATCTGTTGGTTTTCAGATATGAAGGTTACCTAAATTTCACCGTGCAAGTATTTGATAAGAATAAATGTGAAAAACTGGGATTTAATTCTGAATGCAGTCAAAATTCAGGCAACTTTGATAATATAAGAGGTCACAAAAGAGATAGGAATGAGAAATCCTCTCTGGATGTTATTGTTGAAGGGGCTACAAAGAAAATGAGAGGCAACAATGCCGACAACCAGGAACTTAAGCTGAGTATAGTTGGGAAAGACATATTGCAATATGAGTTAGTAAAACCTATTAGTAtgttcaaagaaaaagaagaaacttcCAGAGCATGTTCAACTAATGACATTCCGTTGCCTTTTCATGTGGGAAATAGCAATGAAGATGAAG ATGCTGATCAATATATTCTGAATGGTATTTCACTATCAAACTTAGCAGCACATGATGAGAAAAAAGTAGCTCGATCATTTACTTCATCTTTTCCATATTTTGTAAGGATCATGAAAAGCTTCAACGTTAGCGGTTCATATACTCTG AATATCCCGTATCAATTTTCAATGGCACATCTCCCAAACTGCAAGATAAAGATTATCCTCCATAATTTGAAAGGAGAACATTGGACTGTTAATTCTGTGCCATCAACAAGAGTGCATACAAGTCACACTCTCTGCGGAGGATGGATGGCCTTTGTGCGTGGCAATAACATAAAGGTTGGAGATGTCTGCATTTTTGAACTCGTGCATGAGTGTGAATTACTTGTTCGTATTGCTGGAGGTGGAAAAGATCTACAAGACCCGGTTGCGAAACCAGATTTAAGTAACCCTAGTGCAGGACATGCTATCACTTGCCATAAGGCTTCAAGATATATGTCGGTGAATCCTAAAGACAACCCAAAAAACATAATAAACGTTGATCAATCAGTTAAAAAGCGGTCAAAGGTTGGTCAAGAAGCTGCTTTTTCCATTGAATTAAGGAAATCTGGTAAAAGATCAAATTCTTCTAAGAAAACGGGGCTTGGCAATCGGACGAAAGCTGCCAATAAAAAGTTGG CAGAGACAGCTGCTCAGAAGAGGCATCGTGTTGAAGATGAATTAAGCTCACAAGCTAATGCTGGTTTGAGAATGTTGTTTGCACTCGATGAACAAAGAGTGGCTCAAGCCTTTACTTCCCCTTTTCCTAATTTTGTGAAAATCATGAAAAAGTTCAATGTCAGTGGATCATACACTTTG AAAATCCCATACCAGTTCTCTGCTGCACATCTCCCAGCCTACAAAACAGAAATTATTCTTCGAAATTTAAGAGGTGAAAGTTGGACTGTGAACTCTGTACCGGACGCAAAAGGCAGAACGGTGCATACCTTTTGTGGTGGATGGATGGCCTTTGTTCGCGATAATGACATCAATTTTGGAGACACATGCATATTCGAACTTGTTGCTCAGGGTGAGATGCGGGTTTATATATCTGGGGTGGGAAAGGAGGGGCTTGAACATCAAAATGGTCAAGTGAAACTTAATAGATTATTGGCCAACGTTCCATCTACCTGCTAA
- the LOC112756198 gene encoding B3 domain-containing protein Os01g0723500-like isoform X1 yields the protein MACESCGCEGNLNVRKPQFYEFYSSTPEKLKIPAAFIHHLQGRADGLVSVTGPSGKSWPVQLIKMENDMFFHQGWPSFVGDHRLECGDLLVFRYEGYLNFTVQVFDKNKCEKLGFNSECSQNSGNFDNIRGHKRDRNEKSSLDVIVEGATKKMRGNNADNQELKLSIVGKDILQYELVKPISMFKEKEETSRACSTNDIPLPFHVGNSNEDEDADQYILNGISLSNLAAHDEKKVARSFTSSFPYFVRIMKSFNVSGSYTLNIPYQFSMAHLPNCKIKIILHNLKGEHWTVNSVPSTRVHTSHTLCGGWMAFVRGNNIKVGDVCIFELVHECELLVRIAGGGKDLQDPVAKPDLSNPSAGHAITCHKASRYMSVNPKDNPKNIINVDQSVKKRSKVGQEAAFSIELRKSGKRSNSSKKTGLGNRTKAANKKLAETAAQKRHRVEDELSSQANAGLRMLFALDEQRVAQAFTSPFPNFVKIMKKFNVSGSYTLKIPYQFSAAHLPAYKTEIILRNLRGESWTVNSVPDAKGRTVHTFCGGWMAFVRDNDINFGDTCIFELVAQGEMRVYISGVGKEGLEHQNGQVKLNRLLANVPSTC from the exons ATGGCCTGCGAGAGCTGTGGCTGTGAAGGGAACTTGAATGTGAGAAAGCCTCAGTTCTATGAGTTTTATTCTTCCACTCCTGAGAAGCTG AAAATTCCTGCTGCATTCATTCATCACTTGCAGGGTAGGGCTGATGGCTTAGTTTCAGTAACAGGCCCTAGTGGAAAATCTTGGCCAGTTCAATTGATTAAGATGGAAAATGATATGTTCTTCCATCAGGGATGGCCATCGTTTGTGGGAGATCACCGTCTGGAATGCGGTGATCTGTTGGTTTTCAGATATGAAGGTTACCTAAATTTCACCGTGCAAGTATTTGATAAGAATAAATGTGAAAAACTGGGATTTAATTCTGAATGCAGTCAAAATTCAGGCAACTTTGATAATATAAGAGGTCACAAAAGAGATAGGAATGAGAAATCCTCTCTGGATGTTATTGTTGAAGGGGCTACAAAGAAAATGAGAGGCAACAATGCCGACAACCAGGAACTTAAGCTGAGTATAGTTGGGAAAGACATATTGCAATATGAGTTAGTAAAACCTATTAGTAtgttcaaagaaaaagaagaaacttcCAGAGCATGTTCAACTAATGACATTCCGTTGCCTTTTCATGTGGGAAATAGCAATGAAGATGAAG ATGCTGATCAATATATTCTGAATGGTATTTCACTATCAAACTTAGCAGCACATGATGAGAAAAAAGTAGCTCGATCATTTACTTCATCTTTTCCATATTTTGTAAGGATCATGAAAAGCTTCAACGTTAGCGGTTCATATACTCTG AATATCCCGTATCAATTTTCAATGGCACATCTCCCAAACTGCAAGATAAAGATTATCCTCCATAATTTGAAAGGAGAACATTGGACTGTTAATTCTGTGCCATCAACAAGAGTGCATACAAGTCACACTCTCTGCGGAGGATGGATGGCCTTTGTGCGTGGCAATAACATAAAGGTTGGAGATGTCTGCATTTTTGAACTCGTGCATGAGTGTGAATTACTTGTTCGTATTGCTGGAGGTGGAAAAGATCTACAAGACCCGGTTGCGAAACCAGATTTAAGTAACCCTAGTGCAGGACATGCTATCACTTGCCATAAGGCTTCAAGATATATGTCGGTGAATCCTAAAGACAACCCAAAAAACATAATAAACGTTGATCAATCAGTTAAAAAGCGGTCAAAGGTTGGTCAAGAAGCTGCTTTTTCCATTGAATTAAGGAAATCTGGTAAAAGATCAAATTCTTCTAAGAAAACGGGGCTTGGCAATCGGACGAAAGCTGCCAATAAAAAGTTGG CAGAGACAGCTGCTCAGAAGAGGCATCGTGTTGAAGATGAATTAAGCTCACAAGCTAATGCTGGTTTGAGAATGTTGTTTGCACTCGATGAACAAAGAGTGGCTCAAGCCTTTACTTCCCCTTTTCCTAATTTTGTGAAAATCATGAAAAAGTTCAATGTCAGTGGATCATACACTTTG AAAATCCCATACCAGTTCTCTGCTGCACATCTCCCAGCCTACAAAACAGAAATTATTCTTCGAAATTTAAGAGGTGAAAGTTGGACTGTGAACTCTGTACCGGACGCAAAAGGCAGAACGGTGCATACCTTTTGTGGTGGATGGATGGCCTTTGTTCGCGATAATGACATCAATTTTGGAGACACATGCATATTCGAACTTGTTGCTCAGGGTGAGATGCGGGTTTATATATCTGGGGTGGGAAAGGAGGGGCTTGAACATCAAAATGGTCAAGTGAAACTTAATAGATTATTGGCCAACGTTCCATCTACCTGCTAA